In Zingiber officinale cultivar Zhangliang chromosome 1A, Zo_v1.1, whole genome shotgun sequence, a genomic segment contains:
- the LOC122012380 gene encoding RNA demethylase ALKBH9B-like, translated as MQWTKHRNPPGIIRDEQVDPIPPLLKFIIKRMVAWRVLPTTCIPNSCIVNIYDKDDCIPPHIDHHDFLRPFCTVSFLSECNILFGTELKVLGPGEFSGSTAIPLPVGSVLILNGNGAEIAKHCVPAVPSSITPTNSIWMTSLLLALVRLATRRKRSVHLDSESEFRLFK; from the exons ATGCAGTG GACAAAGCATCGCAACCCTCCAGGCATAATTCGCGACGAACAAGTCGATCCCATTCCCCCTTTGCTGAAATTTATAATCAAAAGAATGGTAGCATGGCGAGTCCTTCCCACCACATGCATTCCCAACAGCTGCATCGTGAACATTTATGACAAAGATGATTGCATTCCTCCGCATATCGACCACCATGATTTCTTGCGGCCCTTCTGCACGGTTTCCTTTCTGTCGGAGTGCAATATTCTGTTTGGGACAGAGCTGAAGGTGCTCGGCCCAGGAGAATTTTCCGGCTCCACTGCTATACCTCTGCCTGTTGG CTCTGTGCTTATTCTGAACGGAAATGGAGCTGAAATCGCTAAGCACTGTGTGCCCGCTGTGCCTTCAAGTATAACCCCAACCAATTCAATCTGGATGACTTCCCTCCTCTTGGCTTTGGTTCGGCTGGCCACTCGAAGAAAACGATCCGTTCACTTAGACAGTGAAAGTGAATTCCGTCTGTTTAAGTAA
- the LOC122038393 gene encoding putative disease resistance protein RGA3 has translation MSNFLHVSINNNIQSTHKCRSILLELKETACLLNYLVKRGAAFGLWVETLDSMDPSHDDYATILSEEVIGREDEDQIIDLLQQQCDEDGNEPFIIAINGSKYSGKTTLARKIYHHPWVRQHFQHRIWLDASSFRDFNSSMIAIEIARLLTRKPCMNVNCWPLINEHLGGDRYLLIFDDVCISDVLKYKWEELKLNLLHCGAPGSKVILVGYIFNRDGREFNVKKYILNHLREDAWVRILLRYATFVRPIKGNNNIHREKASPTVTDILIPLAKKFRQDYDSGDYLGAKCMGLMFRWRDKSQWGELANQLFNIKHLHKYFLSVHQQYRSIEDTRSSLYKLLFEGSKDESYDEDVLYMLIAEDTLTNTRLKRNLQIMSFKFNLDQCFFRMKVGEDLSIPPQCRHLHLFINSKNILKSKKAIEVAGVANKLRTLILHRKEKKGHIYQIETKKLEGLFLNLTCLCTLHMRAIMIQDLPSTVSTLHCLRYLNLAENKIETLPESLCNLSNLCALILSLCKKLKELPRQIHKLRKLQILKLSCCLRIQKLPDSITRLVNLKELGCWRLLLAFEVA, from the coding sequence atgagcAACTTCTTACATGTCTCGATCAACAACAACATCCAATCAACACACAAGTGTCGATCAATCCTACTAGAGCTCAAAGAGACAGCATGCTTGTTGAATTATCTAGTTAAGAGGGGGGCTGCTTTTGGCCTCTGGGTGGAGACGCTGGATTCCATGGATCCAAGCCATGATGACTACGCAACTATTCTGAGTGAGGAGGTGATAGGAAGGGAAGACGAAGACCAAATCATAGACCTCCTTCAACAACAATGTGACGAAGATGGAAATGAACCCTTCATCATTGCCATTAATGGTAGTAAATACTCTGGGAAGACAACCTTGGCTCGCAAAATCTACCATCATCCTTGGGTGCGCCAACATTTCCAACATCGAATATGGTTGGATGCTTCATCTTTTAGAGATTTCAATAGCAGCATGATCGCTATAGAAATTGCAAGATTATTGACCCGGAAACCATGTATGAACGTCAATTGTTGGCCACTTATCAATGAACATCTTGGTGGAGATAGATACTTGCTCATCTTCGATGATGTTTGTATAAGTGATGTTTTGAAATACAAATGGGAGGAACTTAAGTTGAATCTCCTTCATTGTGGTGCACCGGGGAGCAAAGTCATCCTTGTTGGGTATATTTTTAATAGAGATGGAAGAGAATTCAACGTCAAGAAGTACATATTAAACCATCTGCGTGAGGATGCATGGGTAAGAATATTATTAAGGTATGCAACATTTGTTCGTCCAATCAAAGGTAATAACAATATTCACAGAGAGAAGGCTTCTCCAACTGTTACTGATATACTAATTCCACTTGCTAAGAAATTTAGACAAGATTATGATAGTGGTGATTATCTAGGAGCAAAGTGTATGGGCCTCATGTTTAGGTGGAGAGACAAGAGTCAGTGGGGAGAACTAGCTAATCAGTTGTTCAACATTAAACATTTACACAAGTATTTTTTGTCGGTGCACCAACAGTATAGGTCAATTGAGGATACACGAAGTTCTCTTTACAAGTTATTGTTCGAAGGATCTAAAGATGAAAGCTACGATGAAGATGTGCTCTATATGTTGATTGCTGAGGACACTCTAACAAATACAAGGCTAAAGAGGAATCTTCAAATCATGTCATTTAAGTTCAATTTAGATCAATGCTTTTTCAGAATGAAGGTTGGTGAAGATTTAAGTATACCACCTCAGTGTCGCCATCTGCATTTGTTTAtcaattctaaaaatattttaaaatctaaaaaggCCATTGAAGTGGCGGGGGTAGCCAATAAGCTGAGAACTTTGATTTTGcatagaaaagagaaaaaaggACATATTTATCAGATAGAAACAAAGAAGCTTGAAGGTTTGTTTTTGAATCTCACTTGTTTATGTACGTTACATATGAGAGCTATCATGATTCAAGACCTCCCTAGTACAGTTAGCACATTGCATTGCTTGAGATACCTCAACCTTGCGGAGAACAAGATAGAAACACTGCCTGAATCCCTCTGTAACCTCAGTAATTTGTGTGCTCTAATTTTATCACTTTGCAAAAAGCTTAAGGAGCTTCCAAGACAAATCCACAAGCTTAGAAAATTACAGATTTTGAAATTGTCATGCTGCTTGAGGATTCAGAAGTTGCCGGATTCAATCACTCGCCTCGTGAATTTGAAAGAATTAGGATGTTGGAGGTTGTTGTTGGCTTTCGAAGTTGCCTGA